The following are from one region of the Myxocyprinus asiaticus isolate MX2 ecotype Aquarium Trade chromosome 2, UBuf_Myxa_2, whole genome shotgun sequence genome:
- the LOC127412191 gene encoding AP-1 complex subunit sigma-1A, with product MMRFMLLFSRQGKLRLQKWYTATAERDKKKMVRELMQVVLARKPKMCSFLEWRDLKIVYKRYASLYFCCAVEEQDNELITLEVIHRFVELLDKYFGSVCELDIIFNFEKAYFILDEFLMGGEIQDTSKKSVLKAIEQADLLQEEDESPRSVLEEMGLA from the exons ATG ATGCGCTTTATGCTTCTGTTCAGCCGGCAGGGGAAGCTGCGGCTCCAGAAATGGTACACTGCTACAGCTGAGCGTGACAAGAAGAAGATGGTTAGAGAGCTCATGCAGGTGGTGCTGGCCAGAAAACCCAAAATGTGCAGCTTCTTGGAGTGGAGGGATCTTAAGATAGTCTACAAGAG GTATGCCAGCCTATATTTCTGTTGTGCAGTGGAGGAGCAGGACAATGAGCTGATTACCCTGGAGGTCATCCATCGCTTTGTGGAGCTGCTGGATAAGTACTTCGGCAGT GTTTGCGAACTTGACATCATTTTTAACTTTGAGAAAGCTTACTTTATCCTGGACGAGTTTCTAATGGGGGGAGAAATTCAGGACACATCCAAGAAGAGTGTGCTCAAGGCCATCGAACAGGCCGACCTTCTACAAGAG GAGGATGAGTCACCCAGGAGTGTCCTAGAGGAGATGGGGCTGGCCTAG